Within the Geotoga petraea genome, the region TTTTTCTTTCTGAAGAAATTATATAGCCAATTATCATTTCTAACGAAGCTGATGAGGATAATCCTGCTCCATCTGGTAGATTCGATTTCAAGTATATATTTAAAGATTTTTTTGGGTTTTCAATGAATTTATACATTCCCCTTGCATAATTTCCCCAACCATATTTTTGATCGAACTCTATTTTTTCTTTGGGATCTATTACAACTTCATTCTCAAATGATTCAGATTTGATAACTATAAGATCATCATTTCTTTTTCCAACTGCAGCCGTTATCCCAATTGAAAGTGCTGCTGGAAAAACATTTCCTCCATTATAATCTATATGCTCACCAATTAAATTGACCCTACCAGGTGCGAAATATAATTGGACTTTTTGACTAGGCTCATCAAAATACCTTCTGTATAAATCGACAATATTCATTATATCCCTTCTTTTTCCCTATAGCTATCTATAGCCTTTTTTAAAACAGGAGCCGTATCTTCAACAGCCATTGTATTGGCTGCTGCCCACGCTCCCATTTCAGAAGAAGCATACCATTTAATTTTGTTTTCATCTCTCAACGGAGGGTAAAATTCTATATGAAAATGATAATAATTTTCTGAATCTTTGTATTTTTCTGAATTAACGGGAGTTTGATGAATAACCATCATGTATGGAAATTTTTTATGAAACATACTATCAAATCCTCCCGTTAAAATCTTCAAGGCTTTTGCCAAATCTTTTTTTCGCTTCGAGCTAAAATCTACAAAATTAGATATATGATCCTTAGCTACAATAAAAGCGCCATATGGATAATCTGTAAAAAATGGTAAATAAACTAAAAATGATTCGTTTTCGTAAAGAATTCTTTTTTTATAATCTGTTTCCTTTTCATTCATCTCACAAATTAAACATTTTTTATTTTCTTCATAATATTCTTTAGAACTATCCAATTCTATTTTAATTTTTAATGGGATCCAAGAATATGCATAGAGTTGTCCGTGTGGATGTGGCATTGTAACTCCAACTTC harbors:
- the galT gene encoding galactose-1-phosphate uridylyltransferase — encoded protein: MAELRWNPLLKTYTMVANNRQKRPHLPKDWCPFCPGEAKNVPDDYDVLKYDNDFPALKQNPDIPDLESESVYKVEKNYGKCEVILYSPDHYITLPELPLWHIEKLVNLWIERNEELSKDRKIKYVFPFENRGEEVGVTMPHPHGQLYAYSWIPLKIKIELDSSKEYYEENKKCLICEMNEKETDYKKRILYENESFLVYLPFFTDYPYGAFIVAKDHISNFVDFSSKRKKDLAKALKILTGGFDSMFHKKFPYMMVIHQTPVNSEKYKDSENYYHFHIEFYPPLRDENKIKWYASSEMGAWAAANTMAVEDTAPVLKKAIDSYREKEGI